The Argonema galeatum A003/A1 genomic sequence CAGAAGCAGTTCGCACGGAAGAAGGCGAGCCTGTGATGAGTACCAATCGCTTGGGGCAATCTCGATTGGGTGGTATCGGTCAATATTTGTCTGACAAAATCTGTGACTGTAGCGGTGCGGAAACGCGAGTCACGGTTTTGGGACACATCCAACGAGGGGGAACGCCTTCGCCGCTGGATAGATTGACTGCTTCTGCTTTTGGGGTGGCGGCAGTGGATCTGATTGCGGAGGATAAGTACGACCAAATGGTAAGCTGGCAAAATCGCCAAGTAGTAAGCGTGCCGATCGCGGATGCGATCGCTCAATACCGAGCTGTAGACCTCAACGGTACTCTGGTCAAAACTGCGCGAGGATTGAGTATCTGTCTGGGAGATTAAGGTCTTTGGGAATCTGCTACACCATATCTGATTACAGATATGGTGTAGCAGATTTTTATAGAGGGAACCTGGGAGATTGAAAACCTTGTCCCTTTAGTGTACTAAATTCTATCCAACCACTGTTTTGGAGCGCGTTTTGTATGGAAGCAAGCAAGTACAAAAACCGTATCTTGGTCAAAAACGTAGAGAATTATGTATGGGAATCGACGGATTAATATTCTTCTTACCTGTTTGCGGATGACTTGGTAAGCAAGGGGTTTTCATCCAATTCCAGACAGACAAGCATCAACTGCACGGACAAACTCAGAACCCAAACCAGGATTTTTAGATTCGTACCACTCAAAAGCATCCTGAATATCCTATTCTGCTTCTGGTTGGATAATCAGTGTAAGGGTTTGAGCGTTTTGGCGGCTGTGTTTTGGGTGGAGAGAGAGGTTAATTTTTCTATCCCTCGCGATCGGCTTCTGGACTTCAGGCGGGATATAGGTTTTAATGGGGAGGTCTCCCTACTCGCTAGGGAAATTAGTTGAATGGAAACTAAAAAGGGAAGTAGTTACTAGCGTATTTATTTGACTCCCTACTCGCTAGGGAAATTAGTTGAATGGAAACTCATTTCAGTTTTAACTATGAGAAAATTAATCTCGATCCATCCGCGACAACCTTTCCATGCGGCGAGACTCAATATTTTACAAACTTTTCCAGCAATCCCCCACCCTATTGTTCGACTTACTCACAACTCCACCTGCGAATGCAAGCGGATACCGCTTTGACTCAGTAGCAGTCAAAGAACCGAAATTTGAGATTGATGGCGTATTTCTGCCGCCAGATACCGGGAATGCAGGCATAATCTACTTCTGCGAGGTACAATTTCAGAAGGATGAACGGTTATACGAACGCTTGTTCGGTGAAGCATTTCTATATTTTTACCGCAATCGAGAGCGTTATTCTGACTGGCAAGCTGTAGTAATTTATCCGACACGCAGTATCGAACAGAGTGATGCTCATCCCTACCGATCGCTGCTAAACTGTGACCAAGTGCATCGGGTGTACCTGAACGAACTGGGAGAGATTCGACAGTTACCGTTAGGGATAGCCTTGATGGTGCTGACAATCGTAGAAGAAGAACAAGCACCAGAGGAAGCACGATATTTATTAGCACGCGCACAACAAGAAGTCACCGAACCAGAAGCAAGTCGCGCCATAATAGATACGATCGCCACCATTTTGGTCTACAAGTTTACTAATTTAAGTCGGCGGGAGGTAGAAGCAATGCTGGGAATGCGATTAGAGGAAACCAGAGTATATCGCGAAGCTAAAGAAGAAGGACGGCAAGAAGGACGACAAGAAGGTCGCCAAGAAGGACAACAGCAAGAAGCTGCTAATCTGGTTTTCCGTCTTTTGTCGCGCCGCTTTGGAGAGTTATCTGATGATCTCAGAGGGCGCATCTCCCACCTACCGCTATCTGTGCTGGAAAATTTAAGTGAGGCGTTATTGGATTTTAGCAGTCTGGATGATTTGTCAGCTTGGTTAGAGGCAGATTAGACTGCTGGCAAAAGTTCCACATTTGGGATTTTTTACCGCAGATTAAAGCAGATAAACGCGGATAAACGCAGATGAATTTGAGGATACATAGCAGACCTATCTTTTTCAGGACTTACGCAAAAACCTTGGTTTTGCCCCCTAACCCCCCAAATCTGGGGGGAACAGGACTCTTCGCCCCCCAGATTTGGGGGGCAAGGGGGAGAAAAACGTAAGTCCTATTTTTTTGACAATAATCTGTCAACTCCTCACGCAGTAAGGGGTTGACAGATTATTGTCGCCCCGTTAGACCCCCGCAAAGTCTAAAACGATCGGCAAATTGGCAGTCAGGGCTTCCCTTAAGTTCCGGCTAAGTTACGCAAATGCTCATCCAGATGGGTGCGATCGGCTAATGCGTGAAGTAATGGCCCGTGAGAGCCAAATTCCACAATGCTGACCGAAGCAACGGGACATCCAATGCGATAGCGGAAGCGCCCCACATCAATTCCCAGCAAGCTACACAGAATAATGCGGATGGTGGCTTTGTGGGAGACAATCAAAACGTTGCCCGTGCTGTATCGCAGCTTGATTTCTTCAATTACTTCTAAAGAACGATGCGCGATCGCAACAGCTGGTTCTCCCTCTGTCGGCGGATACCAAGCGGGATCTGCTGTCCAGCGAATGTAGTCATCGTGGTATTCCCGATCGACCGTTTCTGGTGATAAACCTTCCCACTTGCCATAGTTGATTTCTTTCAATCCATCTCGCAATTGCATGGACATTCCGATGGCGTCGCACAGGGGTTGCGCCGTCGCCTTGGTTCGTCCCATCGGACTACAATAAATGGCATTCCAAGGTAGAGAACGATAGGTAGCTGCAAAAGCCTTTGCCATGTCAAGACCCTCTGGGGTTAATTCTGGGTCTATGGAACCGCAGAAGGAATTTTCCCGACTGAAACCTGTTTGTCCGTGGCGGAGGATATAAAGCTTTAAACTCACTGTAGTTTTCTCTCGCTTGTGTCCACTGAAATTTTAGTTTGCGATCGCGTAGGGGAACCTGCGCCTCTCCCATCACGTCTTTCTAGGACAATACCTCAATCTTATTGACGTTTAAGGCAAAAACCCAAAATATGAAGATTCAACGTACAATCAAAACCCTTTTTCTGGGCGCTGGACTGGCAATCTTGTCAGTAGGAATGTTACCAAAATCGGCGTTGTCTGAAATGTATAGGGTCATGAATAGTATGCCGATCGTCATAAATTCTCCCAGAAGTGGAGCGCCTACCATGATGCGGACAGAAAAAAGTCCAGATGGACGATATGAATTTGTCTCCGAACTAAATGAGCCGACCATGTATATGTACAATGGGCCGACAGTGGCATATCGACCAGCCAAAATTAAGGATACAAAAGACGGAAAAGAAATGATGGTTTATTTACCGATCGTTGTGATTAACAAATAACCGCATACCTCATTGTAGGTTGGGTTGAATAATAACGAAACCCAACTTACACCTTAATTATCCTCTGAAGTTGTTCTCAACTGTATAAGTAAAGTTTCTGTAGTCCAAGTAGGACAGCCACACCCTAAAAAATCGCAATCTTGAGTCCAAATTGCTGCATTCATTGCCAATGCTAAAGCTACTGTAGGCCAATCATCAGGATCTCTAGGAATGCGATTTCTAGCTTCTGTTTCTAGGTTGATGTAGTTCGACTCAGAAACGACCTCGATCTTAGTTTCAACCGGATGTTTTGCTTGAGCAAGTAAAAGTCGTGCTTCTGCCTCAGTAAGTCTACCCCGACTTACCATTAGCGGGATTCGTCGTTCTATCTCATATTGAGTTTCATCCAAAACTCGCTCCGTAACATGAAGCATTAGTGCAGGATTTTGGATTAATTCCTGTCCTCTTTGCCGCAGCAGTTCCCCAATCAGGATATTAGCGTCAACTATCAGTATCATAGGGAAAAGGCTTACTTGTATCAAAAAGGTCAGCTAACTCATCCTCAGTCATGCCTGTTTCAGCGAGTATCTGTTGTACAGTCTCGCTCAATTGCTTAACGGCGCGATCGACTTCTTCCTGCTTCGTCCGCTTCTTAGGGTAATAAAATCCTACTACTTCGCCATTATGCTCGATCGCTAGTTGTTCGCTACCAGTTAAGTAAACTGTTGCTTTCTCTTGTAATTCACTCACTGCCACTTGCTTCATGCTCCACCTCCAGGTATTGTAGTTAAATTTTATCTTTACTTTGATATTACACAGCTATAAAAATTGATTAAGGGCTAAATATACGCGGTGCTTGTCCTTTTTTCCAAAGCATAACGCTATTAGCACCGTTGGGATTCTGCGACCAAGGATCGGGATTATTACCTGACCAACCATAAGGATCGATTAAAGTTGGTTGACCGTTATTTGTATTTGTTAAACGACGAACCCCAAAGTGCAAATGAGGCGCAGTGCTACAGCCAGTATTACCAGAAAGACCAATTTGTTGGCCCGATCGCACGGGTTGCCCATTTTGAACGCCGATCCTACTCAAGTGTACGTATTCGCTCTGAAAACGCTCACCGTTGGGAGCCGTATGAATAATATATAAATACAAACCTGTTACAGTTCGATTTCCTAAAGGTGGACACCTAAAAGGCTGACCCTCTCCCGCAAAGGAAACTACACCAGGAGCAACTGCTAAAAGAGGAGTTCCTTCTGGCATTAGCCAGTCATAACCTTCATGACCATCTATGGATGCGCCTATAATTCCAGATCTTTTGCGATCGCCTCGCCAATTAACTACATAACCATTGTTGTCCCTAAACTGTTGAGGAACATCGTGATCGAAGGGATTGCCTGTAGGAAAATTGCCAGAGAAAGGCTTTTGAAATAAAGGAATAGCTGCTATATTACGGTTACGTTCACTAACAGGAGGACTGTCCGATGCAGAACTTGTGACTTGAAAATTACAAGCAGGTCGAAACGGGTTAGCTACACTGTCATAAGCTTGACGTAAAGGAGCATCCCCATTTCCAGAAAAAGATGAATTAAATCCTTGACAGGTGACATACTCCTACACCAACCTTTCAGGTATGGTGTAGGCTTCTCGCAGCCCGATGAAGGGTATGCAAGATTTCCTTCTGGTACGCATCATCCATAGAACCAACTATAGATAGTTTCCCATTACGGCGTTTTATACTTGGGAAAATGCCCAACCCAAGTCTTTTTAAGTTAATCGCAGCATTAATGTCACGATTAACCATCAAAGCGTTTAGCTCATCCCAATAGTCTCTGATACTGCAATCGGTAAAAACAATTTCATTCCGATAAGCCAGAACCATTGAAGTATAAGCAGGATTCTTAGAAATGACAACTGCTCCAGCAATTGATGCTATGTAGTCCAGTGTCTTGAAGAAATTTCCAAAAGCAGCATCAGACCAAGATTTATTCAA encodes the following:
- a CDS encoding Rpn family recombination-promoting nuclease/putative transposase; the protein is MRRDSIFYKLFQQSPTLLFDLLTTPPANASGYRFDSVAVKEPKFEIDGVFLPPDTGNAGIIYFCEVQFQKDERLYERLFGEAFLYFYRNRERYSDWQAVVIYPTRSIEQSDAHPYRSLLNCDQVHRVYLNELGEIRQLPLGIALMVLTIVEEEQAPEEARYLLARAQQEVTEPEASRAIIDTIATILVYKFTNLSRREVEAMLGMRLEETRVYREAKEEGRQEGRQEGRQEGQQQEAANLVFRLLSRRFGELSDDLRGRISHLPLSVLENLSEALLDFSSLDDLSAWLEAD
- a CDS encoding histidine phosphatase family protein, with the translated sequence MSLKLYILRHGQTGFSRENSFCGSIDPELTPEGLDMAKAFAATYRSLPWNAIYCSPMGRTKATAQPLCDAIGMSMQLRDGLKEINYGKWEGLSPETVDREYHDDYIRWTADPAWYPPTEGEPAVAIAHRSLEVIEEIKLRYSTGNVLIVSHKATIRIILCSLLGIDVGRFRYRIGCPVASVSIVEFGSHGPLLHALADRTHLDEHLRNLAGT
- a CDS encoding PIN domain-containing protein, which codes for MILIVDANILIGELLRQRGQELIQNPALMLHVTERVLDETQYEIERRIPLMVSRGRLTEAEARLLLAQAKHPVETKIEVVSESNYINLETEARNRIPRDPDDWPTVALALAMNAAIWTQDCDFLGCGCPTWTTETLLIQLRTTSEDN
- a CDS encoding M23 family metallopeptidase, producing MAAIPLFQKPFSGNFPTGNPFDHDVPQQFRDNNGYVVNWRGDRKRSGIIGASIDGHEGYDWLMPEGTPLLAVAPGVVSFAGEGQPFRCPPLGNRTVTGLYLYIIHTAPNGERFQSEYVHLSRIGVQNGQPVRSGQQIGLSGNTGCSTAPHLHFGVRRLTNTNNGQPTLIDPYGWSGNNPDPWSQNPNGANSVMLWKKGQAPRIFSP